TGGTCTAGTGGTTCTTCACCACTCTCATCAATTACAAATCGTTCTCCAACTTCTATTGTAAAATGATCACCAATTTCATATTTTCCACCACTATTTGTTACGAGATCTTTAGAAATAACGACTTCATTATCTGCTTTCGGAAATCTTCCAGCAAGTAATTGAAACGGAAATTGGTTATATGCCTGCTCATTGTATTCTTTTACAAATAAATAAGGCTTACTCCTGTTTTGTTCTCCTTCTAAAAGAGCAGCCCCAACATCATTAGCAAGTGACATTGCCTTTATATTTTCATCCTGTTTAATACTTTCAATCTGATCTTTATTAACATCATTGTAGACAACATGCCACTCCCCAGTTTGTTCCATCGCATTTTCTTGCAGGGCACTTATAAATGATGTCGTAAGCGTCGCTGCAGCCGTCACCATTGCAACAGAAATAACGATCCCAATAATGGTTACGATCGTACGCTTTTTATTTTTCTTCAAATGCCTGAGGGTTAGTTTGTTAATAATATTCATGGACGAATTACCTCGTTTTTGACAACTCTTCCATCTTCAATAGATATAATTCGATCTGCTTGCAAAGCAATTTTTTCATCATGTGTAATGACGATCAATGTTTGGTTATATTTTTTATTAAACAATTTTAATAAATTTATTACTTCATTGCTGTTCTTGCTATCCAAGTTACCTGTCGGCTCATCCGCCAACATAATGCTTGGATTACTAATTAATGCTCTTCCGATCGATATTCGTTGCTGTTGTCCACCTGAAAGTTGATTAGGTAAATAACCTAAGCGGTTATTTAGTCCTATCGTCGTAACTATCTCATAAAGTAGCTTGTTATCTACTTTATGTCCATCAAGTAATAATGGCAACGTAATATTTTCTTCAACGGTTAATATCGGTATTAAATTGTAAAATTGATAAATTAAGCCTATTTGTCTTCGTCGAAAAACAGCTAATTGAGTCTCGTTTAGCTGGTAAATATCGGTGTTATCGACTAGTACTTTCCCGCTTGAAGGTCTGTCGACACCTCCAAGCATATGGAGCAGTGTTGACTTCCCAGATCCAGACGGTCCAATAATTGCAACAAATTCACCTTTATTAATTGAAAAAGAAACATGGTCAAGTGCTTTAACTGCCGTGTCACCTTTACCGTATATTTTAGACAGATTATCTATTTTTAAAATTTCCAATGGTAGAACCTCCAAGAAGTCGACGTACTTTTAATATAACTGTCTAAAATGACTATGCAATGACTCTAAAATGACAATTTAGTCACCTACTGATATTATATAACTTGTTTATAAAACTTAATCAGAAAGCGTGTCCCTTCTCCTACTTTACTCTGAACTTCGATATCACCGTTTTGACTAGTAATTATACTGTAAGCTATGGCTAGACCAATACCTATACTATCGGTATTCGCATTTTTTCCTTTATAAAACCGTTTAAAAATATAAGGTATATCTTCCTTTGGAATCCCTTTACCATTGTCAGCAATGATAAGTTCAGTAAACAGCGTATTTTCTGAAAAAGAAATGGTGATTGCACCACCGTCAGGAGTGTGTTCCACACAATTTTTTAATATATTTATAATTGCTTCGGCTGTCCAGTTAAGATCACCAATAAAAGAGGTTGTACCTTCACCATTAATTGATAATTGTTGTTCTTTAATATCCACCGGAATCAAAACAGGATCTAATGATTTTTGGATTAGCTTTTTCACGTTTATTCTATCTTTTTTGAATTGAACCGTCCCTGCATCGATTTTAGATATCTTTAATAATGAGGAAACAAGCCATTCAATACGCTCAATTTGAATACGTAGATTATGAGTGAATTCATTTCTTTTTGCTGTTGGTAGCTCATTATCACTTAACAAATCTGTCATTACCATCATTGAGGTGAGTGGGGTTTTAAGCTGGTGGGAAATATCTGAAATTGCATCAGTTAGCTTGCTTTTATCTTGTTGCAATAGAGATTTATGCTCCGATAGCATCGATGTTACCTTATAAATATTGTTCTTTAGTATACTTAACTCACCTTCTTCATTATCACGGACGTCAAGAGTGTAATCACCTGAGCTAATTCGGCGTAAATAATGAGAGAGCGTTTCTATTTCTTGGTATCTCCTGCGTGTAAAAATGAGGTTGCTAGCAACTAACAATACTGAACATATGAAAATAAGTACCATTGCACGAATTGATAACAAAGCTGCAAGGGTCGTTGCACAAAGACTAATCAAACACATGATAAATAAAAACAATTGTATCTCTTTATGACGTAACAAACTACTCACCAACCCTATACCCTAACCCACGAATAGTTTTAATAATCGTCGGTTTTTGGGGATGATCCTCTAGCTTTTCACGTAGCCTCTTAATATAAACGGTTAGAGTGTTATCATTTACAAAATCCCCAGCAACATCCCAAATCTGTTCCAATAGCTGATTTCTTGAAAGAACTTGACCGATATGGTTAGCGAAGATAAGTAAGAGACGATATTCTAAAGCTGTCAAGGCAATTTCCACCCCATTTTTATACACTTTTCCCTCATTTGTATTAATTTGAACCTTTTCTATTGTAATGACAGATTTTGTCTGTGTCTGCTTTTCGTATCTTCGTAAAACTGATCTGATCCTTGAAAGAAGCTCACGAATACGAAATGGCTTAGTTATATAATCATCTGCCCCCATATCTAGACCCATTACTACATTAACTTCATCATCAACCGCAGTTAAAAAGATCACAGGAACATCAGCTTGTTTTTTTACGATACGGCATAAATCATACCCGCTGCCATCAGGCAGAGATAAATCAAACAAACATAACGCTAATTCGTCTAATTGATTTGTGACCACCTTTTTCGCACATGCAACATCATGACAAAGAATTGTAGCATAGTTTTCTTCTTGCAAAGAATATTCAAGTCCTGAGGCAATTGTTTTATCATCTTCTACAATCAATATTTTCATCTCATATTCATCCCATCTTTGTATTTCTTACACCTAATTAAGTTCTAACCGTGGATTAAATAACCTAAACTTATTTTAGTTTTTAAAGATATACCTTATGTAAACGAACTCGCCGTTGTAGTAGATTATGGATTTTAGCGAATTAATTGTTGTTTTCAGAATCAAGTAGTAGAAACGTACACAACTAAGGACCGTAGCATTTTCTCATTAAAGAACGACGTTAAATGTATTAACCCCCTTTTACTATGCTAATTTGGTGACCATATTAACATAGTTTCCGAAAAAAGCCGTATATATATCCATCACACCAAATTAGCTTACTAAGGATTATTAAACTATAGTTCGCCAAACCAGTAGTTTAAACAAACTACATATCTCTGCTATAACTATGTGCTATTTTTTTATACGAGGCTTTGTAGCATTTGATTGTTGTTTTTGGAGCTGAAAATAACGATCTTGAAAACAATGGAATCTATCTTACACACCTGGTCTCGCTACTGTGCTTCCATAACAAAATAACCACCTGCTAAGTAGGCGGTTATTTTTGTTATTTTTATTAATATCGGCGGCTATGATCATGAGGAGTAAACCATTCAACTTACCTCTCAAAGCTTCTTCTAGTTGAAACATTATCCTTCCAAATCACTCGCAGGGCCGAAGAATTCATAATGAATTTTATCCTGTGGTACACCTATTTCTTTTAGTAACTGATACACTGTTTTCATAAATGGAAGAGGACCACAGAAATAAAAATCAGCGTTTGTGTTATGAACTATTTGTTGTAACCAATCTAGTGTAATGAAACCTTCATGATCAAAGGCATTATTAGTTATATCATCTACCGTTGGAGCATTGTAGCTATAATACGCTGAAATATGTTCATTTTTTGTCGTAACAGCACTTACCTCATCTTTCATCGCATGAACATTTCCGTTAATAGCTGCATGGATAAAAGTAACTTTACGTTCAGGTTGAGTATCCGCGATCGTATTAAGCATACTTACCATTGGTGTAATTCCTACCCCTCCACTTAATAAGACAACATCACTTTGTTGGTCAGTATTAAGTACGAAATCACCAGCTGGGGCACTAAGACTTAATATATCTCCTTCTTGTACGACATCATGAAGATAATTAGAAATTTTACCGTCAGGAATGTCGCCCTGCCCAGTTTCTCTTTTAACACTTATACGGTAATACCCTTTATTTGGAGCATCTGATAAACTATACTGGCGAATATGAGTGTATTCTTCACCTTCAATACTACATTTTACGCTAATGTATTGACCTGGTATAAAACTAGAAATAGCTTGTTTATCTTCTGGTTTTAAATAGAAAGATGTGATAACATCACTTTCCTTAACTTTTCTATCTACAATAAACTTCCTAAAATCTTTCCAACCACCATGGCTTTGTTCAGCTTCTTGATACATATCTGCTTCAACTGAAATAAACGCATCTGCAATCACACCGTATGCTGTTTCCCATGCATTCATTATTTCGTCAGTCGCAGCATCACCTAACACATCTTTAATAGCTAATAACAAATGCTTTCCTACAATCGGATATTGTTCCGCTGTAATTCCTAAACTTCGATGTTTATGGCCAATTTGCTTCACCACAGGAATAATGGCTTCTAAATTATCAATATATTTTGCCGCATTATATACTGCACTAGCTAATGCTTTTTGTTGTCTACCTTGTTTTTGGTTAGCGTGATTAAAAATATTCAATAATTCAGGATGATTGCCAAACATTAATTCATAAAATCTAGTTGTAATAGCTTCACCATGCTCTTCAAGTACTGGAACTGTTGATTTAATAATTTCGATTGTTTTTTGATCTAGCATCTTCTATCTCTCCTAGTCAAGTTGTTATTATCGTTTACAATGTAATTATAGTAAAAACTAAGACGTCTCCTTGTGATTTGAATCACATATAATTTGTCTAATTTGTGACAATGCTTTTCCTTCGAAAAAAACGACCTTTCAGATTTGGATATAAGATTACTAAAAACCAATTATAATACTATACGTCTAAAGCGAGCGAAAACCTCTTACAGCTAAAATATACCCTTTTTAATGGAATTTATGTATTTGAAACGTAAAGTATGGACGTTTGAATATTCTTTCTATATAATAGTTCCATGAAACATATATTTCACAGAACTATATATTCGAATATTAAGACTCATAGTTAAGGGTGAACGATTATGTCAATCTTTCATAAAATTAATCAATCAGATGAACTACAAACTTTAGCAATTAACAATGACTATAGTGATGTCGAAAAAAACTATCACTATTTTTCTAACATGCCTCAATTTATACAGGCATATTTAATAAGTAGAATTTCTTTAAACTATTCAACAAATACCATTCAACGCTACATTTACGACTTTAAGTTTTTCTTCGAGTACGTGATCGAAAAAGCGAGTATTGAGCTTAATATGAATGACATTACGTTGGATGATTTTATAGCTTTGGAGCCCTCAGGCGTTAGAAATTACGTTCGTTATCTTGCGATTGAAAAAAAAAATAATCCAAAAACAATTAATAGAAAATTATCAGCGTTAAAATCTGTCTTCTCTTATTTGCAGCAACAAGATGTAATTATAAGTAACCCAATTGAAGGGATCGAAAGACCTAAAGTAGGACGTTCTGAGCCGGTATTCTTAACAAAACAGGAATGTAGTGAATTATTAACATTTATCAATAACGAAGATAATTATAAATCAAACAGAGAGAAATCTTATCAACAGTTATTTAAATATAGAGACATTACAATCATTCACTTAATGATGATGACAGGACTACGGATTTCAGAATTATGTAGCTTACAAGTACATAGTATTTCATGGCATCGGAAGGAAATTACAGTCATCGGTAAAGGTAGTAAACAAAGAAGTGTCCCCTTATCAGACGACACACTTAACAATATACAATTGTATCTACATAAGCTTGATGAAGACATTCGTCCCAAAAAACCAAATGATCCACTCTTTGTCGGTTATGATTTTAAATGGAAAAAACTAAAACTCGGAATTTCAGTTAGTGCAGTACAAAAGATGATCAATCGGCATCTAATTAGAGCAAAGGAACACCTGCCATTTTTGACATACAAACATATTACTGCACATAAACTCCGACATAGTTTTGCAACAGAGCTAGCTCAGCAAGGGGTTGATGTATTAACGATTCAAAATTTATTAGGACATGAATCTGTGGCAACAACTCAAATTTATGCACATATCCAAAGCGAAACGAAGAAAAAAGCAATCGCTCTACTTAATGAATGATAGATCATTTGCCTAATTATTGATGTACAATGCTTTTGCTAAATTACACAAATAAAAAGATATATATGATTGCAATGGTTTTGTTTAATAGGAGGTGAGCTGCCTCAACCTTCTCGAACGAAAAACTTCACAGCATCCCATAGGCACTATATTGATGAGCATTACACACACGTTATACAATCACTCAATAGAATCATTAAAAATTTAAGTTGATTATTAATCATAATCATACAAATAAAAAGGACTATATAAGTCAGAAAAGACACTTATATTAGTCCTTTTATTAGTTGCTTTCATAATCTTTGTATAAAAATACATATCTTCTACCTCTTAAGTTAATACTATACATAAATAATAAATATTTCCTGTTACAAAACATAGGAGAACAATCATGCAAGAAAAACTTTTTCCTTATCAAGTTGCAATCCTTATCTACATGACCCAAATTAGTGTAGGTATTTTTAGTTTACCTCGTGTTACAGCAGAAGCTTTTGGAACGAATGGCTGGATCGGAATAAGTATAGTATCAATGATTTTCATTGTGAATATTTTATTAATAGGGCTTGTATTTCATTATAGTAAAGGTAAATCGATCTTCCAGATTTTTAATAGTCATTTACCAAATTTCTTAGTAAAGCCATTTTATATTATTATTGCATTAATTTATAGTTCACTTAGCATTTTAATAGCTAAAAACTTTCAATTAATAATAGGTATGCAATATTATCCGACAATGCCAGCATCATTATTTGTAATTATGGTTTTATTTATCACCTACTGGCTCGTTAGGAGTGGTATATACCATATTGCAAAAGCTACGGTTGTTTTTTTTATAACAATTTTAATTGTTTTCGTATTGGGATACAATCTAGGAGAATTTAGACTAACAAGATTGACACCCTTTCTTTTTGAAGGAGAGAAAGAATTATTAAAAAAAGGTAATCAAGTTGCATTGCATTTCTTGGGTATTGAAATGTCATTATTTTTAATACCCTATTTCGCAAAAATAAAAGGAGCTTTTAAGCCAGTTTTATTTTCCCAATTATTACTTACTTTCATCTATTCTATAACGTGTCTGATTTCATTTGGTTTCTTTAGCTATGGACAATTATCAAATGAAACGTATCCGTTATTAACGATGTTTGAGTATATTGAGTTTCCTTTTATAGCGCGAGTTGAAGGGATTGTTATCCATTTATTTTTATTTGAAGTACTCATTACGATTATTGTATTTTTTTGGGGAGCCGACCAATTACTCCAACATGCAATACCTAAAATTTCTCCAAGGGTTTCGATCATATGCTTATTGCTCGTTTCTTTTTTATGCACAATTGTAGTAGATACACAAGTTGAATTAGAAAAGTGGATTTATTTTCTTCGTTCGGCTGAATTCATTATCGCATTCTTACTCCCAATTTTGCTTCTATTATTAATTAGCATTTCAGCATTACGAAAAAAACTTAAAAAATAGTCTAACATGTTATTGTGCAGTTACGTTTGCTATTAAGAAATAATAACACGACAACTTATATTTGTTTACATAATATTTTTATAGTATACCTTTATGATAACATAGATTATTTATGGATATTTGGTTATCAATTGTCCCAAATTACTACCAATAAAGCGGTTTTATATGTTAGTCATCGTTGTTCAGTTGAAAAGATCTCAAGAACGGAGCATGTGTGCGTGATTATACTAAAAACGACTAGCAACAATTTATAAGAAAAAAATAGACGTTTCTTTTCTTATCTATATTCATAAAATAATTGATTAAATATTTTAAATTCGTTGTTTACATAATAATTTTATAATATACAATCTCATTTCTTTTCTGTTAACTTCATTCTATGGAACACTTTCCCCTATTGAGGTGGTAAAATTAAATAAGGAACATAAATTGGGGGTTGAAGTGATGCCAGATTGGTCTTATCATCAAATATTTAAACCTGTAATAAAACACCTGTCGTCCACCACCTCTCGTGAGTTTATTCATAAAAGTATGAACATGGTTGCTTCACTCCCAGGTGGACACCATATTATAAACTTTTTGGGAAGAGAAGAATCCTCACCCCTACTTACGACAGAAGTTAGCAATATTCACTTCAATCACACTGTTGGCTTATCTGGAAAAATAGACCCTATGCTTTCTGGGACAAAAGCCTTTTCCAACTTGGGGTTTAGCTTTCTTGAGATTGGGCCTATCACGATAGCCTCAAAGAAAGGAACTCCCCCAGTAGTAAACTTTCAGGAAGAGGATATTACATTTTCTAATGACTTCGAATCCATTGGACTTGAGGCAACAAAACGAAAATTACATAAACTAAAGCCACAACAGAAACTATTAATGCGTTTAGTTGGAAATGAACAAGAACTTAACACGTTGATGTCAGAATTAGATGAGCTAGCTGATGTTTTTATCATTCAAGCAGACATGGCGATCAATGAGAACATTTTCTCTACGACTAAACCCATTTACGTCGCAACACCAATTCAATCTCTCAATGATCACACGCTCGACTTCTTTGAGACTTTCGATGGTATTGTATTAGATGAGGATTGGTTAACTACAAATATTACAGACGATCTGATAAAAAAAATAGGATACTTGAAAACAAGTGAGTTCACAAAACCTATTATTACGGTTGGAGGGGTTAAAGAGCCTAATGACGCCTTATTGCTTTTAGAAGCTGGTGCAGATTTAATCATGCTATCTAATGGTTATGTTTTCGCAGGTCCAGGCTTAACGAAGCGGATAAATGAAGCTGTATTAACAACTAGACAAGAAAAAATAACACCCGAATTAGGTTGGAAATATTATTGGTTGTTCGGTTTATTTATTTTCATAGGTGGTATAATCGCTCTTATTATTAGCTTGACGTCTGTTCTGTTGCCATATGATGAACAGTTCTTACGAATGAACAAGGAATCAATTTGGATTTTTAATGAACGAATTCTGTTATTTATGTCTCACGACCGAATGACGCTTGCTGGAACAATGATTTCAGGTGGCATTGTTTATATGAATTTAGCTTCATACGGTGTTAAAAAGGGGTTGCTATGGGCAAAACAAGCGATTGATCTAGCAGCTATAACAGGATTTCTCGGCATCTTTTTATTTATAGGGTATGGTTATTTTGATTGGCTTCATCTGCTGTTTTGGCTACTACTTTTACCCTTTTACGTGTTAGGATTTTTAAAAACGAAAGGACTTACTAATACCCCTACTTCTACGAATACAAAAAACCATAAAATATGGAAGCAAAGTTTATTTGGCCAACTTGCTTTTGTAATGTTAGGATTTTCATTTGTACTTGGGGGAGTTATTATTTCTTATATTGGTGTTACATCGGTATTTGTAGCGACAGATTTATTGTATATTTGCATGCCACCTGAAGTTATTCAAATGTTTAATGAGCGGTTAACCCCTGTAATCGCCCACGATCGTGCTGGTTTTGGCAGTGCTTTATTTAGTGTCGGGTTGTTAGTGTTAACGGTATCTTTATGGGGATTTCAACAAGGTAACAAATGGGTATGGTGGACTTTGTTCATTGGTGGCATCCCAGCTTTTATAACTGGGATTTCAATACATATAGCGATCGGCTATACGACTTTTATACACCTGTTACCAGCGTATATAGTATTAATCTTATTTTTTATTGGTCTAATATGGAGCTATCGATTTTTTCAAAAACGAACAGATTAAACCGGATAGTAAACTACAATAATATTAGTAGTTTACTATATTTTTTCTGAGAAATCCAAACGCTTCATTATCCAAGCATGAATTATGTTATGATGATATATCATAGCAAATCATAGAGAATACTATAGTGAAGCCAATAATTTATTCATTCGAAAACAACAAAAAAGACATGAACAAATGGGGGTAATAATAATGAAAAAATGGGCATTTGTTTCCGATTTCGATGGTACAATTTCGAAAAAAGACTTTTATTATATCGTCATCGAAAAATATTTTACACATGGTGAAGAGCTACGGAAGCAATGGAAGGCTGGAGATATAAAGGATATTGATTTCTTATCAACAGTATTTACATCCATCCATCAAGAAGAACAACAAATCATTGATGATATTCTTGCTATTCCGATTGATGAATACGTACCTACATTCATCGAACATGTTCAACAAAACGGTGGTGATTTTTATATTTTAAGTGCAGGAACTGACTATTACATAAAACATATTTTACAGAAATATCATGTATCTGACGTAGAAGTGCTTTCTAATAAAGGATTTTATCAAGATAGAAATGTGCATTTAAATATTGAACCAGAACATAGACATTACTCTGAACGGTACGGTATTGATAAAGCAAAAGTAATTCAAGAGTTAAAAGAACAATATGACCTTGTGTTTTTCGCAGGAGATAGTGAACCGGATTCCCATCCTGCTGCACACGCAGATATCACTTTTGCAAAGAATGGCCTACAGGATTTATTAAGTGAAAAGAAATTATCATATGTTGCTGTAGAAGCATTTACAGAAATTGAACAGTATTTGGTGAATAAAGGAATGATATCTCAATGATCAATCCTGTGACTTCTATACCTATCCCAGCTATTTTGGAAATACGGCAAGGGGCTTCGCTACATCTAGAACAAATTTTACAGAAGCATGGTTTTACAAATGGGGTTATTCTTTTCGATGATTTTACTTACCATACATATAAAGATACCATTCAACAATCGATTACAACGTTGAAGTTAGATATGAAACTGTTAACAAGTAATTTGCATATACAAGCACTTATCAAAACTGCCTTTGAGATGGAACGTTATGAAGTCGTTTTGGCAATGGGCGGTGGAACAATCATTGATTATGGAAAATATATTGCTTTTTCTAGAAGAGTACCATTTATAAGTATACCTACCTCAGCGTCCAATGATGGATTTGCAAGCAGTAATTGTTCTATCGAGGTTAATGGCAAGAAAACAACGGTACCCGCAAAAGTCCCTTATGGTATTATTGCTGATTTGCAAATTATAGAACAAGTGCCTAAGCGATTCATTTTAGCAGGTATCGGTGACTTAATGTCAAATATCACTGCATTGTATGATTGGGAATTTGAAGAAAACCATGGGGTGAGTTCTGTTAGCGCTTTTGCATCAATGCTTAGTAAAAAAGCTGTAAATAGCTTTATACGGACCCCGATGAATGAAATAAGTAACCCCATTTTTTTAAAGGAATTAATTAGTTCCTTGACTATGGGTGGAATTTCAACAGCGATAAGTGGCAATAGTTCTCCTATTAGTGGTTCAGAACATCTTATATCTCATGCACTTGATAAAATATCCACTGAACCACAAATGCATGGGATTCAAGTAGGCCTCGCTACATATATTATGGCTAATGTACAATGTCATCGTGCAGAACGAATGATGAAAGTATTTACTAGAACTGGCTTTTTTGAATATATAAAAACCTTACACTTACATAAAGATGAATACCGACAAGCCATTGAAATCGCTCCAACAATTAAACCGAATCGATATACATATTTGCATGATGAAGAGTATCGGCAGCAAGCCTTGCAATTTCTAGAGGTAGACCCTATGTTGCAACAAATTTTTGGGTGCTAAAGGGGTATGACCCCCACTGCGTTATAGTGGTGGAGGTCATACATTACTACGAAATTGATCAACTAAAAGTGTTTACAGCTCAAATCCTTTAGTTTATAGATTAATTTTCTGCATTTATGTGTCAAATCTTTTAGTTTATCGGTCAATTCAGATTGTTTATCGGTCGACGGACAAAATTAAACGAATATCATAAGAACTACCGGAGTGTGAAATCACCAGAAGAAATATCAACAATTAATTCATGATCCCCAGATCCAATCGTGCCAATTATCCGATCATCAGATTTTTCGTCATAGCTCACACCATCTAGCTCAACTATTCCATCACCTGAACTACTTCTAAAATTAATGTATAGAGATGACGGGGACTTTACAAATTTAATATCTACATCACCACTTGAAGCATCTGCGGTAATGTTACCAGAAGATTGATCATTAAATATAGAAATATCTCCAGATGCATTATGTGCTTTAACATCACCTATCACATTAGTTAAAATCATATCACCAGATGATGCCTTAAATGATGAATGAACAGCTTGCTGATCATCTACTGTAATATCTCCAGATGCAGTTGTTACAAAGATTCGATCAGCTTCTATGCCACCTATTTCAATATCTCCCGATGCTGCTGATACATTAAATTGAGAAGCCTTTATTTGTTCAGCTTCAATATCACCTGACGCTGTGTGTACTGTAACTGATTCATATAACTTTGTAGGCAAAAATACTGATACAGTAGTATCCACTATAGATATACCAATATGAAAATAAGTATCTGGATTTTTAAACTTTACCTTCAGCAAATCATCTTTTTCTTCTACTTCTAATTGAAATTTATCTTTCAGCTTTTCACTTACTTTACCATTCACCTCAATAGTAAAGCGATCATCGTCAGAAGGTAAAACTTCTATATCAGTTGATGTAAAATCTATTTCAATTTTTTCTATCTCTTCATTCTGAACTACTTTTTTATCATGTAATGTTACCGTATTAAATGATAGGCCTCCTGTTGTATTAACTGAAACAACTGTTCCAACAATTCCTATAAGAAATACTACTAGTAACCCAAGTAACAGTTTTTTCATACTGTCTGACCTCCTTTTATAATATGAATGTTAAATTTAATGTAGCGGAGAATAATATTATATAGATACTTTCCGACCTTTATCATACCTATCCCCATTAATAAACCTAAGCTACATAACGTGATTGCCACAAAGAAGTTAACAGCTAAACTCCCTACTGCACCATTAAATAGTAACGATACTATGAGTAAAACTGGCGAAAGTGTTAGCGCAATAGCAACTCCACATAACGCAATATATACACCTAATAAACCTAATACAGGACCCAATACAAATACAATATTAATAAAACTAAGACTTGTTGTAGCAAAAATTGCGTTCATCATATTTGAAACTGACTTA
This sequence is a window from Cytobacillus sp. IB215665. Protein-coding genes within it:
- a CDS encoding dihydroorotate dehydrogenase, producing MPDWSYHQIFKPVIKHLSSTTSREFIHKSMNMVASLPGGHHIINFLGREESSPLLTTEVSNIHFNHTVGLSGKIDPMLSGTKAFSNLGFSFLEIGPITIASKKGTPPVVNFQEEDITFSNDFESIGLEATKRKLHKLKPQQKLLMRLVGNEQELNTLMSELDELADVFIIQADMAINENIFSTTKPIYVATPIQSLNDHTLDFFETFDGIVLDEDWLTTNITDDLIKKIGYLKTSEFTKPIITVGGVKEPNDALLLLEAGADLIMLSNGYVFAGPGLTKRINEAVLTTRQEKITPELGWKYYWLFGLFIFIGGIIALIISLTSVLLPYDEQFLRMNKESIWIFNERILLFMSHDRMTLAGTMISGGIVYMNLASYGVKKGLLWAKQAIDLAAITGFLGIFLFIGYGYFDWLHLLFWLLLLPFYVLGFLKTKGLTNTPTSTNTKNHKIWKQSLFGQLAFVMLGFSFVLGGVIISYIGVTSVFVATDLLYICMPPEVIQMFNERLTPVIAHDRAGFGSALFSVGLLVLTVSLWGFQQGNKWVWWTLFIGGIPAFITGISIHIAIGYTTFIHLLPAYIVLILFFIGLIWSYRFFQKRTD
- a CDS encoding MtnX-like HAD-IB family phosphatase, with translation MKKWAFVSDFDGTISKKDFYYIVIEKYFTHGEELRKQWKAGDIKDIDFLSTVFTSIHQEEQQIIDDILAIPIDEYVPTFIEHVQQNGGDFYILSAGTDYYIKHILQKYHVSDVEVLSNKGFYQDRNVHLNIEPEHRHYSERYGIDKAKVIQELKEQYDLVFFAGDSEPDSHPAAHADITFAKNGLQDLLSEKKLSYVAVEAFTEIEQYLVNKGMISQ
- a CDS encoding iron-containing alcohol dehydrogenase family protein, which translates into the protein MINPVTSIPIPAILEIRQGASLHLEQILQKHGFTNGVILFDDFTYHTYKDTIQQSITTLKLDMKLLTSNLHIQALIKTAFEMERYEVVLAMGGGTIIDYGKYIAFSRRVPFISIPTSASNDGFASSNCSIEVNGKKTTVPAKVPYGIIADLQIIEQVPKRFILAGIGDLMSNITALYDWEFEENHGVSSVSAFASMLSKKAVNSFIRTPMNEISNPIFLKELISSLTMGGISTAISGNSSPISGSEHLISHALDKISTEPQMHGIQVGLATYIMANVQCHRAERMMKVFTRTGFFEYIKTLHLHKDEYRQAIEIAPTIKPNRYTYLHDEEYRQQALQFLEVDPMLQQIFGC
- a CDS encoding DUF4097 family beta strand repeat-containing protein translates to MKKLLLGLLVVFLIGIVGTVVSVNTTGGLSFNTVTLHDKKVVQNEEIEKIEIDFTSTDIEVLPSDDDRFTIEVNGKVSEKLKDKFQLEVEEKDDLLKVKFKNPDTYFHIGISIVDTTVSVFLPTKLYESVTVHTASGDIEAEQIKASQFNVSAASGDIEIGGIEADRIFVTTASGDITVDDQQAVHSSFKASSGDMILTNVIGDVKAHNASGDISIFNDQSSGNITADASSGDVDIKFVKSPSSLYINFRSSSGDGIVELDGVSYDEKSDDRIIGTIGSGDHELIVDISSGDFTLR
- a CDS encoding HAAS signaling domain-containing protein, which encodes MSKQEFLTKLERLLRRVPEHERKEMLYDYIEHFEVGLDNGKSEEELINELGDPEQIARDLLTVYRVELAEKDKSVSNMMNAIFATTSLSFINIVFVLGPVLGLLGVYIALCGVAIALTLSPVLLIVSLLFNGAVGSLAVNFFVAITLCSLGLLMGIGMIKVGKYLYNIILRYIKFNIHIIKGGQTV